A single region of the Malus sylvestris chromosome 8, drMalSylv7.2, whole genome shotgun sequence genome encodes:
- the LOC126632097 gene encoding sister chromatid cohesion protein PDS5 homolog C-like yields MASAEKELEAQLTEAGNQLLEPPSSVDDLLDVLDRVENCLSKVEQSPTKSMQTALSPSQNALVAEELFRHPNPDVKVGVAACISEITRITAPDAPYDDEQMKEVFHLIVSSFENLHDKSSRSYAKRASILETVAKVRSCVVMLDLECDALIVEMFQHFLKAIRDYHPENVFSSMETIMTLVLEESEEVSAELLSPLLASVKNDNEDILPIGRKLGERVLESCATKLKDDLVKEVKSLGIVFDDYSKVVASICQEASDDAEQNEGRDADGNVAAEEKSAIRESSDEAAQVDKEKAEAPVSPERIDPAVDRSSKLVVNNGNAETGEDDSVAESNALKKEEEGDNTEDQKDPNASSNGEPDSLETEKAADAEQIPEKATKEGAGNSDLSTKSTQPSENCQADNEEDTETQPEHKSKTEDVPSSPHEDPSVEAAVQSENEKVSDVNLSSKLLEKEPAGVASPSPSESLPDVSRSKKAGRNKKKDSSNKGAAQFADDEHQKVTDGTSDSELKTSRRSGKKASAGVSNENKSPTVMETSRKESATTSDSEAKQKSAKKVDGSTKTRDGSPIKQAVDKRKRGRGKVTPAKAATKSSAKDDDKEMLSTPKSAPKLTKDESPLEETPKTNSKRKRASGKEKESGDKDHGEEMVGSKIKVWWPKDRTFYEGVVTYFDSAKKKHKVSYTDGDVETLNLKKERWEFVADDPDSDEEQGTDQLSHDASSDVPLKKKVKKTPDDSTKKEKMDTSPKLGGGASSSKSKGATAKFDRKSKESSKADSKSKGGSGKSDDERIGKLKDHTPKSSGKSVDVAQKTSSKSKNNDTQTPKSTKSKEDDSTAQKASTKSKQDTQKAGKSNQSTLKTASVSKGKSSASSGKANANGTGKAKAASKPTKEDEDMKEASSDSEKAPESTPKGKSPTLAKVLASETKSGKKRRRGSKS; encoded by the exons ATGGCGTCGGCAGAGAAAGAGCTCGAGGCACAGCTTACGGAAGCTGGGAATCAGCTCTTGGAACCTCCGTCTTCCGTCGACGACCTCCTTGATGTTCTTGAC AGAGTTGAGAATTGTCTGTCGAAGGTAGAACAGTCACCTACAAAGTCAATGCAAACTGCGCTTTCTCCATCACAGAATGCATTGGTTGCTGAGGAACTTTTCAGGCATCCAAATCCCGATGTCAAAGTTGGTGTTGCAGCTTGCATCAGTGAGATAACAAGAATAACTGCACCTGATGCACCTTATGATGATGAGCAAATGAAG GAAGTCTTTCATCTTATTGTATCTTCCTTTGAAAATCTACATGACAAGTCTAGCCGATCATACGCAAAGAGGGCTTCGATTCTTGAAACTGTTGCGAAGGTCAGATCGTGTGTGGTGATGTTGGATCTTGAATGTGATGCATTGATCGTTGAAATGTTCCAGCATTTCCTTAAGGCAATAAG GGATTATCACCCAGAGAATGTTTTCTCATCCATGGAGACTATTATGACTCTTGTTTTAGAAGAAAGTGAAGAAGTTTCTGCTGAGCTACTATCTCCCTTATTAGCTAGTGTGAAAAACGACAATGAG GATATTCTACCAATTGGACGAAAGTTGGGGGAGAGAGTACTTGAAAGCTGTGCCACTAAACTTAAGGATGACCTGGTAAAAGAAGTAAAAAGCTTGGGCATTGTTTTTGATGATTATAGTAAAGTTGTAGCCTCGATCTGCCAAGAGGCAAGTGATGATGCTGAGCAGAATGAAGGCCGTGATGCTGATGGAAATGTG GCTGCCGAGGAGAAATCAGCAATTAGGGAATCTTCCGATGAGGCAGCCCAG GTAGATAAAGAAAAGGCAGAAGCGCCAGTTTCTCCTGAACGAATTGATCCAGCTGTTGACAGATCTTCAAAGTTAGTTGTGAACAATGGTAATGCAGAGACTGGCGAAGATGATTCTGTAGCTGAGTCGAATGccttgaagaaggaagaggagggCGACAATACCGAGGATCAGAAAGATCCAAACGCATCAAGCAATGGTGAACCTGATAGTTTGGAGACTGAGAAAGCTGCTGATGCAGAACAAATTCCAGAAAAAGCTACCAAAGAAGGAGCAGGGAATTCTGATTTGTCAACAAAATCAACACAACCTTCAGAAAATTGTCAAGCTGATAATGAGGAGGATACTGAGACACAGCCAGAACATAAGAGTAAAACAGAAGATGTTCCCAGCTCACCTCATGAGGATCCTTCTGTGGAGGCAGCTGTGCAATCGGAGAATGAGAAAGTATCTGATGTTAACCTCTCTTCAAAGCTATTGGAAAAGGAACCTGCTGGTGTTGCTTCTCCATCCCCAAGTGAGAGCCTTCCTGATGTAAGTCGCTCCAAAAAGGCTGGAAGGAATAAGAAGAAAGATAGTTCTAATAAGGGGGCTGCACAATTTGCAGATGATGAACACCAAAAGGTTACTGATGGAACCAGTGATTCAGAATTAAAAACAAGTAGACGCTCTGGGAAAAAGGCATCTGCTGGGGTTTCTAATGAGAATAAAAGTCCAACTGTGATGGAGACATCTAGAAAGGAAAGTGCCACCACAAGCGATTCAGAGGCAAAACAGAAGTCAGCTAAGAAGGTAGATGGGAGCACTAAAACTAGGGATGGGTCTCCTATAAAGCAAGCAGTAGATAAGAGAAAGCGGGGTCGTGGAAAAGTTACCCCGGCAAAGGCTGCAACAAAATCTTCAGCTAAGGATGATGACAAA GAGATGTTGTCAACACCAAAGTCAGCCCCAAAATTAACTAAGGATGAATCTCCCCTGGAGGAGACCCCTAAGACCAATTCAAAGAGGAAGCGTGCTTCAGGAAAAGAGAAG GAATCTGGTGACAAAGATCATGGTGAGGAGATGGTTGGATCAAAGATTAAAGTTTGGTGGCCAAAAGATCGTAC GTTTTATGAAGGTGTTGTCACATACTTTGATTCTGCTAAAAAGAAGCATAAG GTATCATATACTGATGGTGATGTTGAAACACTAAATCTTAAAAAAGAGAGGTGGGAGTTTGTAGCAGATGACCCTGACTCGGATGAG GAGCAAGGTACTGATCAATTGAGTCATGATGCTTCTTCTGACGT GCCTttgaagaagaaggtgaaaaaAACTCCTGATGACTCAACTAAGAAGGAAAAGATGGACACTTCGCCCAAATT GGGTGGAGGAGCTTCCTCCAGCAAATCGAAAGGTGCAACAGCTAAGTTTGATCGCAAATCGAAAGAAAGCAGTAAAGCTGATAGCAAATCCAAAGGTGGTTCTGGAAAATCAGATGACGAACGTATTGGAAAATTAAAGGATCACACTCCAAAAAGTAGTGGTAAATCGGTTGATGTTGCTCAGAAGACATCCAGTAAATCGAAGAACAATGATACCCAGACGCCTAAAAGCACCAAATCCAAGGAAGATGACAGCACCGCACAAAAAGCTTCCACCAAGTCCAAGCAAGACACACAGAAGGCTGGGAAGTCAAATCAGAGCACATTAAAGACTGCCTCCGTTTCCAAAGGTAAATCGTCTGCTAGCAGCGGGAAAGCAAACGCCAACGGTACAGGCAAGGCAAAAGCTGCTTCAAAACCgaccaaagaagatgaggatatGAAGGAAGCCTCAAGTGATTCTGAGAAAGCGCCAGAAAGCACACCAAAGGGGAAGTCCCCAACTTTAGCCAAGGTACTTGCAAGCGAGACCAAGTCTGGTAAGAAGCGGCGAAGAGGAAGCAAAAGTTAA
- the LOC126631222 gene encoding stromal cell-derived factor 2-like protein produces the protein MAIGFFCLAVFLIYNLDDLDTGYAATTSTAEGVEVTYGTVLKLRHEKTKFRLHSHDVPYGSGSGQQSVTGFPNVDDANSYWIVKPELETSAKQGDSIPSGTIIRLQHMKTRKWLHSHLHASPISSNQEVSCFGRENESDTGDHWRLTIEGSGKTWKQDQRVRLQHVDTGAYLHSHDKKYTRIAGGQQEVCGVKDKRADNVWLASEGVYLPVTETK, from the exons ATGGCGATCGGCTTCTTCTGCTTAGCTGTGTTCCTCATCTACAACCTCGATGATCTCGACACTGGCTACGCAGCCACCACTTCCACCGCCGAGGGCGTTGAG GTCACGTACGGCACCGTATTGAAGCTCAGGCATGAGAAGACCAAGTTTCGCTTGCATTCACACGACGTGCCGTATGGCTCTGGTAGCGGTCAGCAGTCTGTCACTGGTTTTCCCAATGTCGACGACGCTAATAGTTACTGG ATTGTTAAACCTGAGCTGGAAACATCTGCCAAGCAAGGCGATAGCATTCCGAGCGGGACAATCATCAGGTTGCAGCACATGAAGACTAGGAAATGGCTGCACAGCCATTTGCATGCATCCCCCATTTCTAGCAACCAAGAG GTGAGCTGCTTCGGGAGAGAAAATGAATCTGATACCGGTGATCACTGGAG GCTGACAATTGAAGGGAGTGGGAAGACCTGGAAGCAAGATCAAAGGGTTCGACTCCAGCATGTTGACACAGGTGCTTATCTACATAGTCATGACAAGAAGTACACCCGCATAGCTGGGGGACAGCAGGAG GTTTGTGGTGTGAAAGATAAACGCGCTGACAATGTTTGGTTGGCATCAGAAGGCGTGTACCTTCCAGTCACCGAAACTAAGTAG